From a region of the Synechococcus sp. PCC 7502 genome:
- the cobG gene encoding precorrin-3B synthase yields MNTNLCPSLFKPTTAVDGVLTRIRIPFGILSYEQVEAIALTSDSIHITNRANIQIRTTEPLSDLVLKDFQKLGLAAPNPDLDHLRNIMISPTAGIDTQALLDTRPLAIAWQEYIDTHPELAILSPKFSLGIDGGEAVSITNQRNDICLQAITYNQQIYFSLHLVNFFTGILISPEHTLDVLKVLTEIYRNFTLQKSFQKFDQKLPRLRDLIDEWGITAYVNTLQELLGYELEKLDELRENLENYYQHLGIHNQKQSEYSYMGIVLPLGRLSSKQFRSLGKISKSLRLTPFQNLIIPNIPNEKLDEVKTQILELGLSISKNHPYAGMVACSGITGCKSSLTDTQTDGRAIASYLEKSITLDRPLSIHLTGCEKSCAYHQTSDITLLGIDIDTYEVFVGDRNRELGRYQKSELPNLISELIDNYQLDPKNGDRSFKTFVNSSMIAQNSDLFDPRIRRHK; encoded by the coding sequence ATGAATACAAATCTTTGTCCTAGTTTATTTAAACCTACTACTGCGGTGGATGGAGTTCTTACTCGCATTCGGATTCCCTTTGGCATACTTTCCTATGAGCAAGTTGAAGCGATCGCTCTAACCTCAGACTCTATTCATATTACCAATCGTGCCAATATCCAAATCCGCACCACAGAACCTTTATCCGATTTAGTACTTAAGGATTTTCAGAAACTAGGTTTAGCCGCTCCTAATCCAGACTTAGATCATCTACGGAATATTATGATTAGTCCCACCGCGGGAATTGATACACAGGCTTTATTGGATACTCGTCCGTTAGCGATCGCATGGCAGGAATATATAGATACTCATCCAGAATTAGCTATTCTGTCACCTAAGTTTAGTTTGGGCATAGATGGAGGTGAAGCAGTTTCGATTACTAATCAGCGTAATGATATTTGTTTACAGGCAATTACATATAATCAACAAATCTATTTCTCCTTACACTTAGTGAATTTTTTTACAGGAATTCTGATTAGCCCTGAACATACTTTGGATGTGCTTAAAGTTCTAACAGAAATCTATCGCAATTTTACTCTACAAAAATCATTTCAGAAGTTCGATCAAAAATTACCTCGTTTAAGAGACTTAATTGATGAATGGGGAATAACAGCCTATGTCAATACTTTACAAGAACTTTTGGGCTATGAGTTAGAGAAGTTAGATGAATTACGAGAGAACTTAGAAAATTATTATCAACACTTAGGTATTCATAATCAGAAGCAATCCGAATACTCATATATGGGTATAGTTTTGCCTTTAGGAAGATTAAGCTCCAAACAATTTCGTAGCTTAGGCAAGATATCTAAATCTCTAAGATTAACTCCCTTTCAAAATCTTATTATCCCAAATATTCCAAATGAAAAACTTGATGAAGTCAAAACTCAAATATTAGAACTAGGTTTATCTATTTCTAAAAATCATCCCTATGCTGGAATGGTAGCTTGTTCCGGCATTACTGGCTGTAAATCTTCATTAACAGATACTCAAACTGATGGTAGAGCGATCGCTAGTTATTTAGAAAAATCTATCACTTTAGATCGTCCACTAAGTATTCATCTTACGGGTTGCGAAAAATCCTGCGCTTACCATCAAACCAGCGACATTACTTTATTAGGAATTGATATTGATACCTATGAAGTCTTTGTAGGTGATCGAAATAGAGAATTGGGCAGATATCAAAAATCCGAATTACCTAATTTAATCTCTGAACTTATTGACAACTATCAATTGGATCCCAAGAATGGTGATCGCAGTTTTAAGACATTTGTGAATAGTTCTATGATTGCACAAAACTCGGATTTATTTGATCCTAGAATTAGGAGGCATAAATAA
- the cobI gene encoding precorrin-2 C(20)-methyltransferase — protein MSEIKGTLYGVGIGPGDPELLTLKAHRIITSVPVIAYPTMENGKVLARAIVADFIRSDQIELPMPLPFSVERSSQPYYDLAAENIAQHLTAGRDVAVLCEGDPMLYGSFMYIFNRLSHSFATEVIPGISSTFASAAMLGAPLTYRNDVLSIMPATLDAEILSDRLAGSDSAIIIKLGRHFAKVKQVLIDLNLIDRALYIERVTMSNQVIKAISTVDPTAVPYWAIILIPSQTKPS, from the coding sequence ATGAGCGAGATTAAAGGAACCTTATATGGCGTGGGGATTGGACCTGGCGATCCAGAATTGTTGACCCTAAAGGCACATCGCATCATCACTTCCGTTCCTGTAATTGCTTACCCCACTATGGAAAATGGCAAAGTCCTAGCACGGGCGATCGTGGCTGATTTTATCCGTTCTGACCAGATTGAACTACCTATGCCCTTACCTTTTAGTGTAGAAAGGTCTTCCCAGCCCTATTACGATTTGGCGGCAGAAAATATTGCCCAACACCTAACCGCAGGTAGAGATGTTGCTGTTTTATGTGAAGGTGATCCTATGCTTTACGGCTCATTTATGTATATTTTTAACCGCCTGTCCCATAGTTTTGCAACGGAAGTTATCCCCGGAATTTCTTCGACCTTTGCTAGTGCAGCGATGTTGGGTGCGCCTCTGACCTATCGTAATGATGTCCTTAGTATTATGCCTGCCACTTTGGATGCGGAAATTTTAAGCGATCGCCTAGCTGGATCGGATTCGGCAATTATTATCAAATTAGGTCGTCATTTTGCCAAGGTTAAGCAAGTTCTCATTGATCTAAATCTAATAGATCGGGCTTTATACATTGAAAGAGTTACCATGTCTAATCAAGTAATTAAGGCGATCTCCACCGTTGATCCGACAGCAGTTCCCTACTGGGCAATTATTTTAATTCCCAGCCAAACCAAGCCTAGTTAA
- a CDS encoding transposase, protein MLNPYSSSLTDKEWEIIEPLLPKKKQTRPPTWTKRQILDGILYQLKNGCNWRDMPRDLPVYRYYKEWKDTGTFTAIMEALHATAREQSKKIKMDNFNHH, encoded by the coding sequence ATGCTAAATCCATACTCAAGTAGCCTAACAGATAAAGAATGGGAAATTATAGAACCATTGCTCCCAAAGAAAAAGCAAACTAGACCGCCAACTTGGACAAAAAGACAAATTTTAGACGGCATACTCTACCAACTCAAAAACGGTTGTAATTGGCGAGATATGCCCCGAGACTTACCAGTCTATCGATACTACAAGGAGTGGAAAGATACAGGTACATTTACTGCGATTATGGAAGCTTTGCATGCAACAGCCCGTGAACAGTCAAAAAAAATCAAAATGGACAACTTTAATCATCATTGA
- a CDS encoding DNA adenine methylase, with amino-acid sequence MVTKSHIKSPLRYPGGKSKAIDQILPHIPLNINDYREPFVGGGSVFIAVNQFLHTRIKHYWINDLNYDLYCLWLYARDDIKNLKSAISEIKQKYTDGRELFNYYTQPELSLNEFDRAVRFFVLNRITFSGTVDSGGYSQQAFEKRFTDSSIDRLEQLSPCLINAKITNFDYEKLVLRAGTGVFLFLDPPYLSATKSRLYGKRGSLHLDFDHERFAANMRKCEHRWLITYDDDPEIRKLFTFAKVIEWKLQYGMNNYKQESASIGQELLIKNF; translated from the coding sequence ATGGTCACTAAATCTCATATAAAAAGTCCCTTACGTTATCCGGGAGGGAAGTCAAAAGCAATTGATCAAATCCTACCCCATATTCCTTTAAATATTAATGACTATAGAGAACCATTTGTGGGGGGAGGATCGGTTTTTATTGCTGTAAATCAATTCCTTCATACAAGAATTAAACACTATTGGATTAATGATCTTAACTATGATTTATATTGTCTATGGTTATATGCTAGAGATGATATTAAAAATCTGAAAAGTGCTATTTCCGAAATTAAGCAAAAATATACTGATGGCAGAGAATTATTTAACTATTACACTCAACCAGAATTAAGTTTAAATGAATTTGATCGAGCAGTAAGATTTTTTGTCTTAAATCGCATTACTTTTTCGGGAACTGTCGATTCTGGAGGTTATTCACAACAAGCTTTTGAAAAAAGATTTACTGATTCATCAATCGATAGGCTTGAGCAACTTTCACCCTGTCTAATTAATGCTAAGATCACAAACTTTGATTATGAGAAATTGGTATTAAGAGCAGGAACAGGAGTATTTTTATTTCTTGATCCTCCCTATTTAAGTGCGACTAAATCTCGACTTTATGGAAAAAGAGGATCACTACATCTTGATTTTGATCATGAAAGATTTGCCGCAAATATGCGTAAATGTGAGCATAGATGGTTGATCACCTATGATGATGATCCTGAAATTAGAAAATTATTTACCTTTGCTAAAGTTATTGAGTGGAAACTTCAATATGGGATGAATAACTATAAGCAAGAATCTGCATCTATTGGGCAAGAACTACTCATAAAAAACTTTTAA
- a CDS encoding SAM-dependent methyltransferase: protein MKLEKVVPFGRSLDEYLRMFNLSNTDLQKNILGVGDGPASFNAEGTKLGYSLTSIDPIYQFSATEILDRFYQVVDQIIIQVENTPNSWVWTYHQSPQMLKKSRVDTVHKFIADYELGKKEGRYLAEELPNLKFASHTYDLALCSHLLFLYSDHLDYQFHLNGILEMLRVSQEVRIFPLLNLNLERSPHLEAIIQYLNAQGYITKIENVAYELQKGGNQMLVIHHQVLS from the coding sequence ATGAAATTAGAGAAAGTGGTTCCCTTTGGGCGATCGCTAGATGAATACCTAAGGATGTTTAATCTTAGTAACACTGACTTGCAAAAGAATATATTGGGAGTAGGAGATGGGCCTGCTAGTTTTAATGCTGAAGGTACCAAGCTTGGCTATAGTTTGACTTCTATCGATCCTATTTATCAGTTTAGTGCTACTGAAATTCTTGATCGCTTTTATCAGGTAGTCGATCAAATCATAATTCAAGTTGAGAATACTCCAAATTCTTGGGTTTGGACTTATCATCAATCCCCTCAGATGCTGAAAAAAAGTAGGGTGGATACTGTTCATAAATTTATTGCTGACTATGAATTGGGTAAAAAGGAAGGTAGATATTTAGCAGAAGAGTTACCAAATTTGAAATTTGCTAGTCATACTTATGATTTGGCTCTATGTTCCCATCTCCTATTTTTATACTCCGATCACTTGGATTATCAGTTTCATCTTAATGGAATTCTAGAGATGCTACGAGTCAGTCAAGAGGTACGAATTTTCCCTTTACTTAACCTAAACTTGGAGCGATCGCCCCACTTAGAGGCAATTATCCAATATCTAAATGCTCAAGGATATATCACCAAAATTGAGAATGTAGCCTATGAATTGCAAAAAGGCGGTAATCAAATGTTAGTTATCCATCATCAGGTACTGTCATGA
- a CDS encoding precorrin-8X methylmutase, protein MIDYIRDGNEIYRQSFATIRSEANLSILPTDLEVVAVRLIHACGMVDIVKDLAYSENLVQVARTALKNGAKILCDSQMVANGITRSRLPANNSVICTLNDPEVVAIASKIQNTRSAAAIELWRDHIEGAIVAIGNAPTALFYLLELLDQGFPRPAAILGFPVGFVGAIESKAALAENTIGIPFLTIHGRRGGSAMAVAAVNSLGQGQEL, encoded by the coding sequence ATGATCGACTATATCCGAGATGGGAATGAAATCTATCGTCAATCCTTTGCCACTATTAGATCGGAAGCGAACTTATCTATTCTCCCAACCGATTTAGAAGTGGTCGCAGTGCGCTTAATTCATGCCTGTGGAATGGTAGATATTGTCAAAGATTTAGCATATTCTGAAAATCTAGTTCAAGTTGCTCGAACTGCTCTTAAAAATGGAGCCAAAATTTTATGTGATTCGCAAATGGTAGCTAACGGTATTACCCGCAGTCGGTTACCCGCTAATAATTCCGTAATTTGTACTTTGAATGATCCTGAAGTTGTGGCGATCGCCTCAAAAATTCAAAATACTAGGTCAGCAGCAGCAATAGAATTATGGCGTGATCATATCGAAGGAGCAATTGTAGCGATCGGTAATGCGCCCACAGCCTTATTTTATCTACTGGAATTACTTGATCAAGGCTTTCCCAGACCAGCGGCAATTCTGGGATTTCCCGTGGGCTTTGTCGGAGCGATCGAATCTAAAGCTGCCTTGGCTGAAAATACTATAGGTATTCCGTTTTTGACCATTCATGGACGTAGAGGTGGCAGTGCAATGGCAGTAGCAGCAGTAAATTCTTTAGGGCAGGGGCAGGAACTATGA
- a CDS encoding transposase has product MNSQKKSKWTTLIIIDSQAVKNTCNASIESKGFCSYKATNGIKRHLAVDILGFPFFTYLTRANVSDDQGLIEMLTINIDYFKSKPDDITLTTILLDSDYHIEKLTTDLQKVYPEIMTKIRFEISPKVSKQKQAEKGLSGFVVVPTRWVIGLKDAKS; this is encoded by the coding sequence GTGAACAGTCAAAAAAAATCAAAATGGACAACTTTAATCATCATTGACTCACAAGCAGTGAAAAATACTTGTAATGCAAGTATAGAATCCAAGGGCTTCTGCTCCTACAAAGCAACTAACGGGATCAAAAGACATTTAGCCGTTGACATACTGGGATTTCCTTTCTTTACCTATTTAACAAGAGCAAATGTATCAGATGACCAAGGACTGATTGAGATGTTAACGATTAACATTGATTACTTCAAATCGAAGCCAGATGACATTACGCTAACTACGATATTGCTGGATAGTGATTATCATATCGAAAAATTGACGACTGATTTACAGAAGGTTTATCCTGAGATTATGACTAAGATTAGGTTTGAAATTTCTCCTAAGGTATCAAAGCAAAAGCAGGCAGAAAAAGGTCTGTCTGGGTTTGTAGTTGTGCCGACAAGGTGGGTAATTGGGTTGAAAGATGCAAAATCTTAG